A genomic segment from Saimiri boliviensis isolate mSaiBol1 chromosome 14, mSaiBol1.pri, whole genome shotgun sequence encodes:
- the GEMIN7 gene encoding gem-associated protein 7: MQAPVTIPVPVLRLPRGPDGFSRGFAPDGRRAALKPEVPRIQECPTAQESQESQEQRARAALRERYLRSLLAMVGRQVSFTLHEGVHVAAHFGATDLDVANFYVSQLQTPIGVQAEALLRCSDIISYTFKP, encoded by the coding sequence ATGCAGGCTCCAGTGACCATTCCTGTGCCTGTGCTCCGGCTGCCCCGGGGCCCTGATGGCTTCAGCCGCGGCTTTGCCCCTGATGGACGGAGAGCTGCCCTGAAGCCAGAGGTTCCTCGAATCCAGGAGTGCCCCACAGCTCAAGAATCCCAGGAATCCCAGGAGCAGCGGGCCCGAGCCGCCCTTCGGGAGCGATACCTCCGAAGCCTGCTGGCCATGGTGGGTCGTCAGGTGAGCTTCACATTGCACGAGGGTGTGCATGTGGCCGCCCACTTTGGAGCCACCGATCTGGACGTGGCCAACTTCTACGTGTCACAGCTGCAGACGCCCATAGGTGTGCAAGCAGAGGCGCTGCTCCGATGTAGTGACATTATTTCGTATACCTTTAAGCCATAA
- the ZNF296 gene encoding zinc finger protein 296: MSRRKAGSAPRRVDPAPAANPDDEMEVQDLVIELKPESDEPPRQAPRLGPFSLKEVSPAGLFGGEPHHSPDPKPVGAALLALCARNPWTLRTSLTPNLPDRRPWTDKHPDLLTCGRCLQTFPLEAITAFMDHKKLGCQLFRGPSPGQGSEREEVKALSCLRCGRQFTMAWKLLRHAQWDHGLSIYQTESEAPEAPLLGLAEVAAAVSAVVGSAAEAKSPRASGNGLTRRSPTCPVCQKTLSSFSNLKVHMRSHTGERPYACDQCPYACAQSSKLNRHKKTHRQVTPQSPLMADTNQEQASAAPPEPAAHAAAPASTLPCNSGEGAGAAATAGVQEPGAPGSGAQAGPGEDTWGAITTEQRINPANSQKASPKKMPKSAGKSRGPGGSCEFCGKHFTNSSNLTVHRRSHTGERPYTCELCNYACAQSSKLNRHRRMHGMTPGSTRFECPHCRVPFGLRATLDKHLRQKHPEA, translated from the exons ATGTCCCGCCGCAAGGCCGGCAGCGCGCCCCGCCGAGTAGACCCCGCGCCCGCCGCGAACCCAGACGACGAGATGGAAGTGCAGGACCTCGTCATCGAACTGAAGCCCGAGTCGGACGAGCCGCCCCGACAGGCACCAAGGCTGGGGCCCTTCTCCCTGAAGGAGGTGTCCCCGGCGGGGCTGTTCGGGGGCGAACCGCACCACTCCCCTGACCCCAAACCCGTCGGGGCCGCCCTCCTCGCCCTCTGCGCGCGGAACCCGTGGACCCTGCGGACGTCGCTGACCCCGAACCTTCCAG ACCGCCGGCCCTGGACCGACAAACACCCAGATCTGTTGACCTGCGGCCGCTGCCTGCAGACCTTCCCGTTGGAGGCCATCACTGCCTTCATGGACCACAAGAAGCTGGGCTGTCAGCTCTTCAGAGGCCCCAGCCCCGGCCAGGGCTCAG AACGAGAGGAGGTGAAGGCCTTGAGCTGCCTGCGCTGTGGCAGACAGTTCACCATGGCCTGGAAGCTGCTACGCCATGCCCAGTGGGACCACGGACTGTCCATCTACCAAACGGAATCAGAGGCCCCGGAGGCCCCGCTGCTCGGCCTGGCTGAGGTGGCCGCAGCCGTGTCGGCAGTGGTGGGGTCAGCAGCTGAGGCCAAGAGCCCCCGAGCAAGTGGGAACGGGCTCACCCGGCGGAGCCCCACCTGCCCCGTGTGCCAGAAGACCCTCAGCTCCTTCAGCAACCTCAAGGTGCACATGCGCTCACACACAGGCGAGCGGCCCTATGCGTGCGACCAGTGTCCCTACGCCTGCGCCCAGAGCAGCAAGCTCAACCGCCACAAGAAGACCCACCGCCAGGTGACGCCCCAGAGCCCCCTCATGGCCGACACCAACCAGGAGCAGGCCTCTGCGGCCCCTCCGGAGCCGGCTGCCCATGCCGCTGCCCCCGCCAGCACCCTCCCATGCAACAGTGGTGAGGGGGCTGGAGCCGCCGCCACAGCAGGTGTCCAGGAACCCGGGGCTCCCGGCAGTGGGGCTCAAGCCGGCCCCGGTGAAGACACCTGGGGAGCCATCACCACGGAACAGAGAATCAACCCTGCCAACAGCCAGAAGGCATCACCCAAAAAGATGCCCAAGTCAGCGGGCAAGAGCCGTGGGCCCGGAGGCAGCTGCGAGTTCTGCGGGAAGCATTTTACCAACAGCAGCAACCTGACGGTGCACCGGCGCTCACACACTGGGGAGCGCCCCTACACCTGTGAGCTCTGCAACTACGCCTGCGCCCAGAGCAGCAAGCTCAACCGCCACCGCCGCATGCACGGCATGACGCCTGGCAGCACCCGCTTCGAGTGTCCCCACTGCCGTGTGCCCTTCGGCCTGCGAGCCACACTGGACAAACACCTGCGGCAGAAGCACCCTGAGGCCTGA
- the CLASRP gene encoding CLK4-associating serine/arginine rich protein isoform X3, with translation MADGDFVRMLRKDKEEAEAIKHAKALEEEKAMYSGRRSRRQRREFREKRLRGRKISPPSYARRDSPTYDPYKRSPSESSSESRSRSRSPTPGREEKITFITSFGGSDEEAAAAAAAAAASGVATGKPPAPPQPGGPTPGRNANARRRSSSSSSSSASRTSSSRSSSRSSSRSRRGGGYYRSGRHARSRSRSWSRSRSRSRRYSRSRSRGRRHSGGGSRDGHRYSRSPARRGGYGPRRRSRSRSHSGDRYRRGGRGLRHHSSSHSRSSWSLSPSRSRSLTRSRSHSPSPSQSRSRSRSRSRSRSQSPSPSPAREKLTRPAASPAVGEKLKKTEPAAGKETGAAKVSKNLELTRLIPVSSSARELGPVGLQGGPGGLGDPAPGTGRGGEGSAPMRTMSPSPPHCTLGLHLSLSLWEPGGCPQPAPPPRVIPPLPKAPGSWLRWVVGALGHPPPLLPLLPTPQPKLTPQEKLKLRMQKALNRQFKADKKAAQEKMIQQEHERQEREDELRAMARKIRMKERERREKEREEWERQYSRQSRSPSPRYSREYSSSRRRSRSRSRSPHYRH, from the exons ATGGCTGACGGCGACTTCGTCAG GATGCTCCGGAAAGACaaagaggaggcagaggccatCAAGCATGCCAAGGCCCTTGAGGAGGAGAAGGCCATGTACTCG GGACGCCGCTCTCGACGCCAGCGGAGAGAGTTTCGGGAGAAGCGGCTGAGGGGTCGCAAGATCAGCCCACCCAG CTATGCCCGCCGAGACAGCCCCACCTATGACCCCTATAAGCG GTCGCCCTCGGAGTCCAGCTCGGAGTCCCGCTCCCGCTCCCGCTCCCCCACCCCCGGCCGTGAGGAGAAGATCACGTTCATCACCAGTTTTGGGGGCAGCGATGAGGAGGCAGCCGCAGCCGCTGCTGCCGCAGCCGCATCAGGGGTCGCCACAGGGAAGCCCCCCGCACCCCCCCAGCCTGGCGGCCCTACCCCGGGACGTAATGCCAACGCCCG CCgccgctcctcctcctcctcctcctcttccgcCTCGAGGACCTCCAGCTCCCGCTCCAGCTCTCGTTCCAGCTCTCGCTCGCGCCGTGGCGGGGGCTACTACCGTTCAGGCCGCCACGCCCGCTCCCGGTCCCGCTCCTGGTCCCGGTCCCGCTCCCGGTCCCGCCGCTATTCCCGGTCCCGCAGCCGTGGCCGACGGCATTCAGGGGGGGGCTCCCGAGATGGACACCGCTACTCCCGCTCGCCCGCCCGGCGTGGTGGTTATGGGCCCCGTCGCAGAAGCAG GAGCCGCTCCCACTCAGGGGACCGCTACAGGCGGGGCGGCCGGGGCCTCAGGCACCACAGCAGTAGCCACAGCCGCAGCAGCTGGTCCCTCAGCCCGTCCCGCAGTCGCAGCCTGACCCGCAGCCgcagccacagccccagccccagccagagcCGGAGCCGAAGCCGCAGCCGCAGCCGGAGCCGCAGCCAGAGCCCCTCGCCATCACCCGCAAGAGAGAAGCTGACCAGGCCGGCGGCGTCCCCTGCTGTGGGCGAGAAGCTGAAAAA GACCGAACCTGCCGCTGGTAAAGAGACAGGAGCTGCCAAAGTCAGTAAGAATTTGGAACTCACCCGTCTAATTCCCGTCAGCAGCAGTGCCCGAGAGCTGGGCCCGGTGGGCCTGCAGGGGGGCCCGGGTGGGCTGGGAGATCCAGCCCCAGGgactgggaggggaggggaagggtctGCCCCCATGAGAACCatgtccccctcccctcctcattGTACACTGGGGCTCCACCTGTCGCTGAGCCTCTGGGAGCCTGGGGGCTGTCCAcagcctgcccctcctccccgtgttatccctcccctccccaaagcCCCAGGCTCTTGGCTGAGGTGGGTTGTGGGAGCTCTGGGACACCCaccccctctcctgcctcttctccccactccccagcccaAGCTGACGCCgcaggagaagctgaagctgaggATGCAGAAGGCGCTGAACAGGCAGT TCAAGGCGGATAAGAAGGCGGCACAGGAGAAGATGATCCAGCAGGAGCACGAGCGGCAG GAGCGGGAAGACGAGCTTCGAGCCATGGCCCGCAAGATCCGGATGAA GGAGCGGGAACGccgagagaaggagagagaagagtgggaGCGCCAGTACAGCCGCCAGAGCCGCTCACCCTCCCCCCGATACA gTCGAGAATATAGCTCTTCTCGAAG gCGCTCAAGGTCCCGATCCCGAAGCCCCCATTACCGACATTAG